One genomic region from Cellulomonas hominis encodes:
- a CDS encoding bifunctional riboflavin kinase/FAD synthetase, translating to MQRWTDLAQVPADFGPSVVTIGNFDGVHRGHVGVLTRMVADARAAGARSVAVTFTPHPQQVHRPESAPPLLTGDADRLELLAQTGLDAVLLLPYSLDFARQTAEEFVRRYLVDGLRARTVVVGRDVRFGRDNAGDLATMVELGERFGFGVEVIEDVAPEPADEAGGPGEDGALADPLRRRWSSTWVRELLVAGDVRQAARVLGRPHRMRGTVVHGDKRGRDLGFPTANLAPESAGMVPADGVYAGWLRRPGLPPGSPDAVLPAAVSVGTNPTFDGLQRRVEAYVLDRTDLDLYGEEVVLEFVERLRPTLRFDGVDALVAQMHQDVDGVREVLRPVAG from the coding sequence GTGCAGCGCTGGACGGACCTGGCGCAGGTCCCCGCGGACTTCGGGCCGTCGGTGGTGACGATCGGGAACTTCGACGGGGTGCACCGCGGGCACGTCGGGGTGCTGACCCGGATGGTGGCCGACGCCCGCGCGGCCGGGGCCCGCTCCGTCGCCGTCACGTTCACGCCGCACCCGCAGCAGGTGCACCGCCCCGAGTCGGCCCCGCCGCTGCTGACCGGGGACGCGGACCGCCTGGAGCTGCTCGCGCAGACCGGCCTGGACGCCGTGCTGCTGCTGCCGTACTCGCTGGACTTCGCGCGGCAGACCGCGGAGGAGTTCGTCCGCCGCTACCTGGTCGACGGGCTGCGCGCCCGGACGGTCGTGGTCGGGCGGGACGTGCGGTTCGGGCGGGACAACGCCGGCGACCTGGCGACGATGGTCGAGCTGGGGGAGCGGTTCGGGTTCGGCGTCGAGGTGATCGAGGACGTCGCCCCGGAGCCGGCCGACGAGGCGGGCGGACCCGGCGAGGACGGCGCGCTCGCCGACCCGCTGCGCCGCCGCTGGTCGTCCACCTGGGTGCGCGAGCTGCTCGTCGCCGGCGACGTCCGGCAGGCCGCGCGCGTCCTGGGCCGCCCGCACCGGATGCGCGGCACCGTCGTGCACGGCGACAAGCGGGGGCGCGACCTCGGCTTCCCGACGGCGAACCTCGCCCCCGAGTCGGCGGGCATGGTCCCCGCGGACGGCGTGTACGCGGGCTGGCTGCGCCGGCCGGGCCTCCCGCCCGGGTCGCCGGACGCGGTGCTCCCCGCGGCGGTGTCCGTCGGCACCAACCCGACCTTCGACGGCCTGCAGCGCCGGGTCGAGGCGTACGTGCTGGACCGGACCGACCTCGACCTGTACGGCGAGGAGGTCGTGCTCGAGTTCGTCGAGCGGCTGCGGCCCACCCTGCGGTTCGACGGGGTGGACGCGCTGGTCGCGCAGATGCACCAGGACGTCGACGGCGTCCGCGAGGTGCTGCGGCCCGTGGCCGGCTGA
- the rpsO gene encoding 30S ribosomal protein S15, with protein MPLDSATKKSIMTEYATHEGDTGSPEVQIAMLSQRIKDLTEHLKTHKHDHHSRRGLLLLVGQRRRLLGYLQKVDINRYRSLIERLGLRR; from the coding sequence GTGCCCCTCGACAGCGCCACCAAGAAGTCCATCATGACCGAGTACGCCACCCACGAGGGTGACACCGGTTCCCCCGAGGTCCAGATCGCGATGCTGTCGCAGCGCATCAAGGACCTGACCGAGCACCTCAAGACGCACAAGCACGACCACCACAGCCGCCGTGGGCTGCTGCTCCTGGTCGGCCAGCGTCGCCGCCTGCTCGGCTACCTGCAGAAGGTCGACATCAACCGCTACCGCAGCCTCATCGAGCGGCTCGGCCTGCGGCGTTGA
- a CDS encoding polyribonucleotide nucleotidyltransferase yields the protein MEGPEIQFAEAVIDNGRFGTRTVRFETGRLAKQAAGSAMAYLDGETALLSATTAGKHPKDQFDFFPLTVDVEERQYAAGKIPGSFFRREGRPSTDAILACRLIDRPLRPLFVKGLRNEVQVVVTVLAIHPDDAYDVLAINAASISTQISGLPFSGPVGAVRIALIDGQWVAFPRYTERERATFEIVVAGRVVEGGDVAIAMIEAEAPEKSWNLIKDEGGVAPTEAVVAEGLEASKPFIKALVEAQQQLAAQASKETREFPTFPDYQPDAYEAVEGAAEAKIREAMTIADKQTRENRLDEVKAEVLAELAAAFEGREKELSAAVRSVTKKVIRQRILTDGFRIDGRGLRDIRTLSAEVEVLPRVHGSALFERGETQIMGVTTLNMLRMEQQLDTLSPETRKRYMHNYNFPPYSTGETGRVGSPKRREIGHGALAERAIMPVLPSREEFPYAIRQVSEALGSNGSTSMGSVCASTLSLLNAGVPLRAPVAGIAMGLVSDTVDGETRYAALTDILGAEDAFGDMDFKVAGTREFVTAIQLDTKLDGIPASVLADALTQAKEARLAILDVLNEAIDVPDEMSPNAPRVITVKVPVDKIGEVIGPKGKMINQIQEETGADISIEDDGTVYIGATDGPSAEAARAAINAIANPHMPEIGERFVGTVVKTTTFGAFISLSPGKDGLLHISQIRRLVGGKRVEKVEDVLGVGQKVQVEIGEIDPRGKLSLHAVVEEEAPAEGAETEPADA from the coding sequence GTGGAGGGTCCCGAGATCCAGTTCGCCGAGGCCGTGATCGACAACGGTCGCTTCGGCACCCGCACCGTCCGCTTCGAGACCGGCCGCCTGGCCAAGCAGGCCGCCGGTTCGGCGATGGCCTACCTCGACGGCGAGACGGCCCTGCTGTCCGCCACGACGGCCGGCAAGCACCCCAAGGACCAGTTCGACTTCTTCCCGCTGACGGTGGACGTCGAGGAGCGGCAGTACGCGGCCGGCAAGATCCCCGGCTCGTTCTTCCGCCGCGAGGGCCGCCCGTCGACCGACGCGATCCTGGCCTGCCGCCTGATCGACCGCCCGCTGCGCCCGCTGTTCGTCAAGGGCCTGCGCAACGAGGTCCAGGTCGTCGTCACCGTGCTGGCGATCCACCCGGACGACGCGTACGACGTGCTGGCGATCAACGCCGCGTCCATCTCCACCCAGATCTCCGGCCTGCCGTTCTCCGGCCCGGTCGGCGCCGTGCGCATCGCCCTGATCGACGGCCAGTGGGTCGCGTTCCCGCGGTACACCGAGCGCGAGCGCGCGACGTTCGAGATCGTCGTCGCCGGCCGCGTGGTCGAGGGCGGTGACGTCGCGATCGCGATGATCGAGGCCGAGGCCCCGGAGAAGTCCTGGAACCTCATCAAGGACGAGGGCGGCGTCGCCCCGACCGAGGCCGTGGTGGCCGAGGGCCTCGAGGCCTCCAAGCCGTTCATCAAGGCCCTGGTCGAGGCGCAGCAGCAGCTCGCCGCGCAGGCGTCCAAGGAGACCCGCGAGTTCCCGACGTTCCCGGACTACCAGCCGGACGCGTACGAGGCCGTCGAGGGCGCCGCGGAGGCCAAGATCCGCGAGGCCATGACGATCGCGGACAAGCAGACCCGCGAGAACCGCCTGGACGAGGTCAAGGCCGAGGTCCTGGCCGAGCTCGCCGCCGCCTTCGAGGGCCGCGAGAAGGAGCTGTCCGCCGCGGTCCGCTCGGTGACCAAGAAGGTCATCCGCCAGCGCATCCTCACCGACGGCTTCCGCATCGACGGCCGCGGCCTGCGGGACATCCGCACGCTGTCCGCCGAGGTCGAGGTGCTGCCCCGCGTGCACGGCTCGGCGCTGTTCGAGCGCGGCGAGACCCAGATCATGGGCGTCACCACGCTGAACATGCTCCGCATGGAGCAGCAGCTCGACACGCTGTCGCCCGAGACGCGCAAGCGCTACATGCACAACTACAACTTCCCGCCGTACTCGACCGGCGAGACCGGCCGCGTGGGCTCCCCGAAGCGCCGCGAGATCGGGCACGGCGCGCTCGCCGAGCGCGCGATCATGCCGGTCCTGCCCTCGCGCGAGGAGTTCCCCTACGCGATCCGCCAGGTCTCCGAGGCGCTGGGCTCCAACGGCTCGACGTCGATGGGCTCCGTCTGCGCCTCGACCCTGTCGCTGCTGAACGCGGGTGTGCCGCTGCGCGCCCCCGTCGCCGGCATCGCGATGGGCCTGGTGTCCGACACCGTGGACGGGGAGACCCGCTACGCCGCGCTCACCGACATCCTGGGCGCCGAGGACGCGTTCGGCGACATGGACTTCAAGGTCGCCGGCACCCGCGAGTTCGTCACGGCCATCCAGCTCGACACCAAGCTCGACGGCATCCCCGCCTCCGTGCTGGCCGACGCGCTGACCCAGGCCAAGGAGGCGCGCCTGGCGATCCTCGACGTGCTGAACGAGGCCATCGACGTCCCGGACGAGATGTCCCCGAACGCCCCGCGCGTCATCACGGTGAAGGTCCCCGTCGACAAGATCGGCGAGGTCATCGGCCCCAAGGGCAAGATGATCAACCAGATCCAGGAGGAGACCGGCGCCGACATCTCCATCGAGGACGACGGCACGGTCTACATCGGCGCCACCGACGGTCCGTCGGCGGAGGCCGCGCGGGCGGCGATCAACGCGATCGCCAACCCGCACATGCCGGAGATCGGCGAGCGCTTCGTCGGCACGGTCGTCAAGACGACCACCTTCGGCGCGTTCATCTCGCTCTCCCCGGGCAAGGACGGCCTGCTGCACATCTCGCAGATCCGTCGCCTGGTCGGCGGCAAGCGCGTCGAGAAGGTCGAGGACGTCCTCGGGGTGGGCCAGAAGGTCCAGGTCGAGATCGGCGAGATCGACCCGCGCGGCAAGCTGTCGCTGCACGCGGTGGTCGAGGAGGAGGCGCCCGCCGAGGGCGCCGAGACCGAGCCGGCCGACGCCTGA
- a CDS encoding M16 family metallopeptidase, which yields MPLHLPLVAPGQPGGDLTAGQAGDGDVRRSVLPGGVRLLTEHVPGMRSASVGAWVGVGSRDESDGHHGSTHFLEHLLFKGTARRTAMDIAEAFDEVGGEANAATGKEHTCYYARVLDEDLPMAVDVIADMVTSARLDADELETERGVILEELAMNDDDPSDVAHERFATVVLGEHPLGRPIGGTPDTIRAVPRDAVWEHYRQHYRPETLVVTAAGNVDHEALAAQVVRALHDGGWALHEGAAPTARRGAADALPVTAGASRVTVRRATEQANVIVGGTGLTATDPRRFTLSVLNAALGGGMSSRLFQEIREKRGLAYSTYSFASGHADTGVFGLYAGCTPGKVDEVTELLVAELERLADGGITDAELRRSVGQLSGGLVLGLEDSGSRMSRLGKSELVHGELLSTQESLDRVRAVTARDVQELAADLASRPRSVVRVGPFGD from the coding sequence GTGCCCCTGCACCTCCCCCTGGTCGCACCCGGTCAGCCGGGCGGCGACCTGACCGCCGGGCAGGCGGGCGACGGCGACGTCCGTCGCTCCGTCCTGCCCGGCGGGGTGCGCCTGCTCACCGAGCACGTCCCCGGGATGCGGTCCGCGTCCGTGGGGGCGTGGGTGGGCGTCGGCTCGCGCGACGAGTCCGACGGCCACCACGGCTCGACGCACTTCCTCGAGCACCTGCTGTTCAAGGGCACCGCGCGGCGCACGGCGATGGACATCGCCGAGGCGTTCGACGAGGTCGGAGGCGAGGCCAACGCCGCCACGGGCAAGGAGCACACCTGCTACTACGCCCGCGTCCTGGACGAGGACCTGCCGATGGCGGTCGACGTCATCGCGGACATGGTGACCTCGGCGCGGCTGGACGCCGACGAGCTCGAGACCGAGCGCGGCGTGATCCTCGAAGAGCTCGCGATGAACGACGACGACCCGAGCGACGTCGCGCACGAGCGGTTCGCCACCGTCGTGCTCGGCGAGCACCCGCTGGGCCGGCCGATCGGCGGCACCCCGGACACGATCCGGGCCGTGCCGCGCGACGCCGTCTGGGAGCACTACCGCCAGCACTACCGCCCCGAGACCCTCGTGGTGACGGCGGCGGGCAACGTGGACCACGAGGCGCTCGCCGCGCAGGTGGTCCGCGCGCTGCACGACGGGGGCTGGGCGCTGCACGAGGGCGCGGCGCCCACCGCGCGACGCGGCGCCGCCGACGCGCTGCCGGTCACGGCCGGGGCGTCGCGGGTCACCGTGCGCCGGGCCACCGAGCAGGCGAACGTCATCGTCGGCGGCACCGGCCTGACCGCCACCGACCCCCGCCGGTTCACGCTGTCCGTGCTGAACGCGGCGCTGGGCGGCGGCATGTCGTCCCGGCTGTTCCAGGAGATCCGCGAGAAGCGGGGCCTGGCCTACTCGACGTACTCGTTCGCGTCCGGGCACGCCGACACCGGGGTGTTCGGCCTGTACGCCGGCTGCACGCCGGGCAAGGTGGACGAGGTCACCGAGCTGCTGGTCGCCGAGCTGGAGCGGCTCGCCGACGGCGGCATCACCGACGCCGAGCTGCGGCGGTCGGTCGGGCAGCTGTCCGGCGGGCTCGTGCTCGGGCTGGAGGACTCCGGCTCCCGGATGAGCCGGCTCGGGAAGTCGGAGCTGGTGCACGGCGAGCTGCTGTCCACGCAGGAGTCGCTGGACCGGGTGCGCGCCGTGACGGCCCGCGACGTCCAGGAGCTCGCCGCGGACCTCGCGTCCCGGCCCCGCTCCGTGGTCCGCGTCGGCCCGTTCGGCGACTGA
- a CDS encoding AraC family transcriptional regulator — MAAVTSARRSVTVAPGPSGLVEALWVAHGPHGAPPRVALPDGRPAAVVRLGGPVRWVDPLTRETEVIGSVLRGPRSVPQVVLADDPAAPSFEVGARLAPWALSALRPDGGFLVDDHRPLAAVLGLDEEGLAARLRAGDPEDAAAVARALEAELVAAVRRPVPAGDRADLERVVRIADTERGLVRSIDLARSVDRSLASLHALFAAHVGVTPAAFLSAVRLSCAVRELGVDDRGDAPRVVAVLRSYADAGYPQREVERFTGLSPLELRRAVRGMEEVLATV; from the coding sequence ATGGCCGCCGTCACGTCCGCCCGTCGCTCCGTCACCGTCGCCCCCGGCCCGTCCGGGCTGGTCGAGGCGCTGTGGGTCGCGCACGGCCCGCACGGGGCGCCGCCGCGGGTGGCGCTGCCCGACGGCCGCCCCGCCGCGGTGGTGCGGCTCGGCGGCCCGGTGCGCTGGGTCGACCCGCTGACCCGCGAGACCGAGGTGATCGGCAGCGTGCTGCGCGGGCCCCGCTCCGTGCCGCAGGTCGTGCTCGCCGACGACCCGGCCGCCCCGTCCTTCGAGGTCGGCGCCCGGCTGGCCCCGTGGGCGCTGTCCGCGCTGCGGCCGGACGGCGGTTTCCTCGTGGACGACCACCGGCCGCTCGCCGCGGTGCTCGGGCTGGACGAGGAGGGGCTCGCGGCGCGCCTGCGCGCGGGGGACCCCGAGGACGCCGCGGCCGTCGCCCGCGCGCTCGAGGCCGAGCTCGTCGCCGCCGTCCGCCGGCCCGTCCCCGCCGGGGACCGTGCCGACCTCGAGCGCGTCGTGCGGATCGCGGACACCGAGCGCGGGCTGGTCCGCTCGATCGACCTGGCGCGCTCGGTGGACCGGTCGCTGGCCTCGCTGCACGCGCTGTTCGCCGCGCACGTCGGCGTCACGCCGGCGGCGTTCCTGTCGGCGGTGCGGCTGTCCTGCGCGGTCCGGGAGCTCGGCGTGGACGACCGCGGGGACGCGCCCCGGGTGGTCGCGGTGCTGCGGTCGTACGCCGACGCCGGGTACCCGCAGCGGGAGGTCGAGCGGTTCACCGGGCTCAGCCCGCTGGAGCTGCGCCGGGCCGTGCGCGGCATGGAGGAGGTCCTGGCGACCGTCTAG
- the dapB gene encoding 4-hydroxy-tetrahydrodipicolinate reductase: protein MTSPSSEQTPVAVLGASGRMGRTVVAAVEAAPDLDLVAVLDHGDDVGRVGATGARVAVDFTVPSATEANVRSLVAQGVHAVVGTTGWTPESLGRVEADLAARPGVGVLVAPNFALGAVLAMTFAAKAARWFESVEVVELHHPDKVDAPSGTARHTAEAVARARRAAGLGAMPDATTTALDGARGADVDGVRVHAVRLRGLVAHEEILLGNAGEQLTIRHDSFDRVSFMPGVLHAVRTVGDRPGLTVGLEHYLDL from the coding sequence GTGACCTCACCGAGCAGCGAGCAGACTCCCGTGGCCGTGCTGGGCGCGTCCGGGCGCATGGGCCGGACGGTCGTGGCGGCCGTCGAGGCGGCGCCCGACCTGGACCTGGTCGCGGTGCTCGACCACGGCGACGACGTCGGCCGGGTCGGCGCCACGGGCGCGCGCGTGGCCGTGGACTTCACGGTCCCGTCCGCGACGGAGGCGAACGTGCGGTCCCTGGTCGCCCAGGGCGTGCACGCGGTCGTCGGCACCACCGGGTGGACGCCGGAGTCGCTGGGCCGGGTCGAGGCCGACCTCGCCGCGCGCCCCGGCGTCGGCGTGCTGGTGGCCCCGAACTTCGCGCTCGGCGCGGTGCTCGCCATGACGTTCGCGGCGAAGGCCGCCCGCTGGTTCGAGTCCGTCGAGGTCGTCGAGCTGCACCACCCCGACAAGGTCGACGCGCCGTCCGGGACCGCCCGGCACACCGCCGAGGCCGTCGCCCGCGCGCGCCGCGCCGCCGGGCTGGGCGCGATGCCGGACGCCACGACCACGGCGCTGGACGGCGCGCGCGGCGCGGACGTCGACGGGGTGCGGGTGCACGCCGTGCGGCTGCGCGGGCTGGTGGCCCACGAGGAGATCCTGCTCGGCAACGCCGGGGAGCAGCTGACCATCCGGCACGACTCGTTCGACCGGGTCTCGTTCATGCCCGGGGTGCTGCACGCGGTGCGGACCGTCGGGGACCGGCCCGGCCTGACGGTCGGGCTCGAGCACTACCTCGACCTGTGA
- a CDS encoding tetratricopeptide repeat protein, producing MRRNRTSLVAALALTGLLGLYVWLVAGRAVALVRTGEPVGIGLGVAFAVLPLLVLGLVAREWALAIDVQRMADTLADRGELPVDDLPRSPGGRIDRAAATAAFEAARAEAERADPDDWGAWYRLAFAYDAAGDRRRARATLRHASRLHRGRTGEPRGL from the coding sequence GTGCGGCGCAACCGGACGTCGCTGGTCGCCGCGCTCGCGCTGACCGGGTTGCTGGGGCTCTACGTCTGGCTGGTCGCCGGCCGGGCCGTCGCGCTGGTGCGGACCGGCGAGCCCGTCGGCATCGGGCTCGGCGTGGCGTTCGCGGTGCTGCCGCTGCTGGTGCTCGGGCTCGTCGCGCGGGAGTGGGCCCTGGCGATCGACGTGCAGCGGATGGCGGACACGCTGGCCGACCGCGGCGAGCTGCCGGTCGACGACCTGCCGCGCAGCCCGGGCGGGCGGATCGACCGCGCCGCCGCGACCGCCGCGTTCGAGGCCGCGCGCGCCGAGGCGGAGCGGGCCGACCCGGACGACTGGGGCGCCTGGTACCGGCTGGCCTTCGCGTACGACGCGGCGGGCGACCGGCGGCGGGCGCGGGCCACGCTGCGGCACGCGTCCCGGCTGCACCGGGGGCGCACGGGGGAGCCGCGGGGGCTGTGA
- a CDS encoding EAL domain-containing protein, with the protein MAPPQTLAPWRRAGRGRALADLASLPVVVAPTDPCEAVDLGFRTRWTGSSVLVAPREPGGPHGMVARKDFLTTMTGRYGFGRSLWGRRPVADVARWDVPWVEVTASLPEAAERLAQGDGYSDMVVLDGDRVPVGILDPTTLLEALAAELAHEASHDHLTGVPSRAWFVDGLRDLCDRARGGDGAVVLAFVDLDRLKEVNDSLGHSTGDALLHSVARRLAATADPGDVVGRLGGDEFALARLLPPQTPERPWRTGALELGEALRAAIAAPDAALPDAAHSRASVGLAVGAGALVDSDRLLRDADLAMYGAKKAGGDRVRLAGADREPAGAAWTGLEVHYQPIAGTTDRAVHEVEALLRTRDRAGALGGPAEPLGRAARSGRALDLDLWVLDRACRDLVAWRRDLGGRAPHVVNVNLSPAALDEPALAHRVLAVVDGAGAPRGGIRLELSEAATEDQIVRAQPALRTLRAAGVPIALDDLGGALAGLRQVTRLPVDVVKIDRSVVAHMLDDPVDALLVELVQRMAAERGMTVVAEGVETAEQAEALRAAGVPLMQGYLVARAMPADALPGYLAGAPA; encoded by the coding sequence GTGGCACCACCCCAGACGCTCGCCCCGTGGCGGCGGGCCGGCCGCGGCCGCGCCCTCGCGGACCTCGCGTCTCTCCCTGTCGTCGTCGCGCCCACCGACCCGTGCGAGGCGGTGGACCTGGGCTTCCGGACGCGGTGGACGGGTTCGTCCGTGCTGGTCGCGCCGCGGGAGCCGGGCGGCCCGCACGGGATGGTGGCCCGCAAGGACTTCCTCACGACGATGACGGGGCGCTACGGCTTCGGGCGGTCGCTGTGGGGCCGGCGGCCGGTCGCGGACGTCGCCCGGTGGGACGTGCCCTGGGTCGAGGTGACGGCGTCGCTCCCGGAGGCGGCGGAGCGGCTCGCGCAGGGCGACGGCTACTCGGACATGGTGGTGCTGGACGGCGACCGCGTGCCGGTCGGCATCCTCGACCCGACGACGCTCCTGGAGGCCCTGGCGGCGGAGCTCGCGCACGAGGCGTCGCACGACCACCTGACCGGCGTGCCGTCCCGGGCGTGGTTCGTGGACGGGCTGCGCGACCTGTGCGACCGGGCCCGGGGCGGCGACGGCGCGGTGGTGCTGGCGTTCGTGGACCTGGACCGGCTCAAGGAGGTCAACGACTCCCTGGGCCACTCGACGGGTGACGCCCTGCTGCACTCCGTCGCCCGCCGGCTGGCCGCCACGGCTGACCCCGGGGACGTGGTGGGCCGGCTCGGCGGCGACGAGTTCGCCCTGGCCCGCCTGCTGCCGCCGCAGACGCCGGAGCGCCCGTGGCGGACCGGCGCCCTGGAGCTCGGCGAGGCCCTGCGCGCCGCCATCGCCGCACCGGACGCCGCCCTCCCGGACGCCGCGCACTCCCGCGCCTCGGTGGGCCTGGCGGTGGGCGCAGGCGCGCTGGTGGACAGCGACCGGCTGCTGCGTGACGCCGACCTGGCCATGTACGGCGCGAAGAAGGCGGGCGGGGACCGGGTCCGGCTCGCCGGGGCGGACCGCGAGCCGGCCGGCGCCGCGTGGACCGGGCTCGAGGTGCATTACCAGCCGATCGCGGGGACCACGGACCGCGCGGTGCACGAGGTGGAGGCCCTGCTGCGCACCCGGGACCGCGCCGGCGCCCTGGGCGGGCCGGCCGAGCCGCTGGGCCGCGCCGCGCGCAGCGGCCGGGCGCTGGACCTCGACCTGTGGGTGCTGGACCGCGCGTGCCGGGACCTCGTGGCCTGGCGGCGCGACCTGGGCGGCCGGGCGCCGCACGTCGTCAACGTCAACCTGTCCCCCGCGGCCCTGGACGAGCCGGCGCTCGCGCACCGGGTGCTCGCGGTGGTCGACGGGGCCGGGGCGCCGCGCGGGGGCATCCGGCTGGAGCTGTCCGAGGCCGCCACGGAGGACCAGATCGTCCGGGCGCAGCCGGCGCTGCGGACGCTGCGGGCCGCGGGGGTGCCGATCGCGCTGGACGACCTCGGCGGCGCGCTCGCCGGGCTCCGGCAGGTGACCCGGCTGCCGGTGGACGTCGTGAAGATCGACCGGTCGGTCGTGGCGCACATGCTCGACGACCCCGTGGACGCCCTGCTGGTGGAGCTGGTGCAGCGGATGGCCGCCGAGCGCGGCATGACGGTCGTCGCCGAGGGCGTCGAGACCGCCGAGCAGGCCGAGGCGCTCCGGGCCGCCGGCGTCCCGCTGATGCAGGGATACCTGGTGGCCCGCGCCATGCCGGCCGACGCGCTGCCCGGCTACCTCGCGGGCGCGCCCGCCTGA
- a CDS encoding VOC family protein, with product MSTTIRSLVVQVSDLDAAKAVYTALYGAPHTDTPYYVGFDAGGFEVSLAPGAPDGPPVTYADVEDLDGAREALLAAGATERSAPRQVGPEARVCVLADADGNPIGLRGR from the coding sequence ATGAGCACGACGATCCGCAGCCTGGTGGTCCAGGTGTCCGACCTGGACGCGGCGAAGGCCGTCTACACGGCCCTGTACGGCGCGCCGCACACGGACACCCCGTACTACGTGGGGTTCGACGCCGGCGGCTTCGAGGTCAGCCTCGCGCCGGGCGCCCCCGACGGCCCGCCGGTCACGTACGCCGACGTCGAGGACCTGGACGGCGCCCGGGAGGCGCTGCTCGCCGCCGGGGCGACCGAGCGCAGCGCGCCGCGGCAGGTCGGCCCGGAGGCGCGGGTGTGCGTCCTCGCGGACGCCGACGGCAACCCGATCGGGCTCCGCGGCCGCTGA
- a CDS encoding sigma-70 family RNA polymerase sigma factor: protein MDTTTVFEQQRTHLRAVAYRLLGSVHEADDAVQEAWLRLERSDVSGVTNLPGWLTTVVSRICLDQLRARASRREDLGADPVPPRDGPVLDPAAEAERADDVGRALQVVLDALAPAERLAFCLHDLFGLSFEEVAAVLGRSEAASRQLASRARRRVRGQADEVEVDRARQRELVEAFLDASRNGRFDALLRLLHPDAELVSDAAAAAMGSPARVAGGEAVARFFDGRARAARLTELDGFAAAVWSLRGEVKVVFAFVVEDGAIRRVELIGDDPARLDLAVRSRRPTGAP, encoded by the coding sequence ATGGACACGACGACGGTCTTCGAGCAGCAGCGCACCCACCTGCGCGCCGTGGCGTACCGGCTCCTGGGGTCGGTGCACGAGGCGGACGACGCGGTGCAGGAGGCGTGGCTGCGCCTGGAACGCAGCGACGTCTCGGGGGTCACGAACCTCCCGGGCTGGCTGACGACGGTGGTGTCCCGGATCTGCCTCGACCAGCTCCGCGCGCGCGCGTCCCGGCGGGAGGACCTCGGTGCCGACCCGGTGCCGCCGCGGGACGGCCCGGTTCTCGACCCGGCGGCCGAGGCCGAGCGCGCGGACGACGTGGGCCGGGCGCTGCAGGTGGTGCTGGACGCGCTGGCCCCGGCGGAGCGGCTGGCGTTCTGCCTGCACGACCTGTTCGGACTGTCGTTCGAGGAGGTGGCGGCGGTGCTCGGGCGGTCGGAGGCCGCCAGCCGGCAGCTCGCGAGCCGGGCGCGGCGCCGCGTGCGCGGGCAGGCGGACGAGGTCGAGGTGGACCGGGCGCGGCAGCGCGAGCTGGTCGAGGCGTTCCTGGACGCCTCCCGGAACGGTCGGTTCGACGCGCTGCTCCGGCTGCTGCACCCGGACGCCGAGCTCGTGTCGGACGCCGCGGCGGCGGCGATGGGCTCGCCCGCGCGGGTCGCCGGCGGGGAGGCCGTCGCCCGGTTCTTCGACGGCAGGGCGCGCGCCGCCCGGCTCACCGAGCTGGACGGGTTCGCCGCGGCCGTGTGGTCGCTGCGCGGCGAGGTGAAGGTGGTGTTCGCGTTCGTCGTGGAGGACGGGGCGATCCGCCGGGTCGAGCTGATCGGCGACGACCCGGCGCGGCTGGACCTCGCGGTCAGATCGCGGCGCCCCACAGGTGCTCCGTGA
- a CDS encoding GNAT family N-acetyltransferase — MSLLSPATSDVSVRPAVPGDETAIAAVQLAAWRATLTDTIGAEVLDAVDPARVADQWASAIAAPPGRGYRVLVAMHGPRLVGFASVAPVVAPPGSGDDTPGGEILALEVDPAERRAGHGSRLLAAVVDLLRDEDRATSVQTWVIEGDAVREQFLGSAGLGDVGARRVLGEQDDPREITEHLWGAAI; from the coding sequence ATGAGCCTGCTCTCCCCCGCGACGTCCGACGTGTCCGTGCGCCCCGCGGTGCCCGGCGACGAGACCGCCATCGCCGCCGTCCAGCTCGCCGCCTGGCGCGCGACGCTGACCGACACGATCGGCGCCGAGGTGCTGGACGCGGTGGACCCGGCGCGCGTCGCCGACCAGTGGGCGTCCGCCATCGCCGCCCCGCCCGGGCGCGGCTACCGGGTGCTGGTCGCGATGCACGGCCCGCGGCTCGTCGGCTTCGCTTCGGTCGCCCCCGTGGTCGCGCCGCCCGGCTCGGGTGACGACACCCCGGGCGGCGAGATCCTGGCGCTCGAGGTCGACCCCGCCGAGCGCCGGGCGGGTCACGGCTCCCGGCTGCTCGCCGCGGTCGTGGACCTGCTGCGGGACGAGGACCGCGCGACGTCCGTGCAGACGTGGGTCATCGAGGGCGACGCGGTGCGCGAGCAGTTCCTCGGCTCGGCGGGCCTCGGCGACGTCGGCGCGCGGCGGGTGCTCGGCGAGCAGGACGACCCCCGCGAGATCACGGAGCACCTGTGGGGCGCCGCGATCTGA